One window of Thermodesulfobacteriota bacterium genomic DNA carries:
- a CDS encoding KamA family radical SAM protein produces the protein MSVRYLNIEDRENTAREYPCEEWKEQLRNYVNTLARLREYINPTPEEEEAVRDLGTRWGTTPYFASLMDRDDPNCPIRRQVVPSMKELENRHGMENFLIWKENRATGEKRPDTIARQYRDRVAFTIVDSCANYCRHCFRKEVVVDQSLKLRFDVEEGLRWLREHTEVRDVLITGGDPFILSDEKIEHIVRSLREMSHIEMIRFGTRTPVVLPHRITDGLKRVLGGYHRVPIWVNIQCNHPREITEEVGRAVYGLLSSGVSVGNQAVLMKGINDDVETFRELHQKLLRIRVRPYYVFYCAAAPGLDHFRTSVEKGAELIRDALRGHTSGLAQPMYVVSTNIGKIPLMPDYYFVDKTDKRYVFRNYKGEETTLPNVAEVEEE, from the coding sequence ATGAGCGTCAGATATCTGAACATAGAAGATAGAGAGAATACGGCCAGGGAATACCCTTGCGAGGAGTGGAAAGAGCAGCTCAGGAACTACGTCAACACCCTCGCGCGACTGAGGGAGTATATAAACCCCACCCCCGAGGAGGAGGAGGCGGTAAGGGACCTTGGCACCAGGTGGGGCACCACCCCTTATTTTGCTTCTTTAATGGACCGTGACGACCCGAACTGTCCGATACGGAGACAGGTCGTCCCCTCCATGAAGGAGCTGGAGAACCGCCACGGGATGGAGAACTTCCTCATCTGGAAGGAGAACCGGGCCACCGGGGAGAAGAGGCCCGACACCATCGCCAGACAGTACCGCGACCGCGTGGCCTTTACGATAGTGGACTCGTGCGCCAACTACTGCCGCCACTGCTTCCGTAAGGAGGTCGTCGTGGATCAGAGCCTGAAACTCCGTTTCGACGTGGAGGAGGGGCTCAGGTGGCTGCGGGAGCACACCGAGGTGCGCGACGTGCTCATAACCGGCGGGGACCCCTTTATACTCTCCGACGAGAAGATCGAGCACATAGTCCGCAGCCTCCGCGAGATGTCCCATATCGAGATGATACGTTTCGGCACCAGGACCCCGGTCGTGCTGCCGCACCGTATAACCGACGGGCTGAAGAGGGTGCTGGGTGGCTACCACCGCGTGCCCATCTGGGTCAACATCCAGTGCAACCACCCCAGAGAGATTACCGAAGAGGTCGGGAGGGCCGTCTACGGGCTCCTCTCCTCGGGCGTAAGCGTGGGCAACCAGGCGGTGCTCATGAAGGGCATAAACGACGACGTCGAGACCTTCAGGGAACTGCACCAAAAACTCCTGAGGATAAGGGTGAGGCCGTACTACGTCTTCTACTGCGCGGCCGCGCCGGGGCTCGACCACTTCCGCACGTCGGTCGAGAAGGGGGCCGAGCTCATCCGCGACGCCCTGCGCGGACACACGAGCGGGCTCGCCCAGCCAATGTACGTGGTCTCCACCAACATCGGCAAGATCCCGCTCATGCCCGACTACTACTTCGTGGACAAGACCGACAAGAGGTACGTCTTCAGGAACTACAAGGGAGAGGAAACCACGCTTCCGAACGTAGCGGAAGTAGAGGAGGAGTAG